In Miscanthus floridulus cultivar M001 chromosome 19, ASM1932011v1, whole genome shotgun sequence, the DNA window aaactatgaaaccgtctgttttaccccctgaactttccaaaaccgtctattttaccccctgggcgggctttcagcggcggttttgctacagacaaccgccgctgaaaaactgcccagggggtaaaatagacggttttggaaagttcagggggtaaaacagacggtttcatagttggggggtaaAGTAGACTAAGTATAAAAGGTGTGGggtgaagtagactttttccaattaATAACTAGGCCTAGATCATCCAAATAGGCCCTTCTACTTGTACTTCCTACATCGACAAAAATGCAATGCCATATCCTTTTATAACATCATCACTGCAGAATCATTAGGTTTGAAGATGGCAGAGATTGCCAAGGCACCAACACCTGGAGCCTGGGGCTAGTGCTAGACTACTGGCTTGCCATAGCATTCAGAACTATCACTACATCTGAATTTCAGTTTACAGCCGCATGAGTTTATACAATTCAATGGGACGAATCCAAGATCTCCATGCTTCCGCCTATAGGCAGAAACAAACGTTGAACCGTCTTGGCATAGCTGGGCATGCACAGTAAAAAAAACTCATGCAGCCTATGCCGGGTTtatcagccagtcaacagtgttttcctctcacaacaaatcagcaccagccgggcttatcaacccagaaaccaacgagcgaacaggcCGACGATCTCCCGATTTTTATTAGTAAGAACTGGGAATGTTTGCCGTAGTAAAAATGGCAATGAAAAGGCacattaggggggggggggggggtgcaggaGCTTGTAGTGGCAGTTTGTTGATGTGAAGCAAAACATGGTGCTGACCAATCAGTACAGTACCAACCAACTACTAGATGTGGagctttaggccctgtttggtttagCTGAAaagtcatggctaaaagtactatttatcgatttgttgtgagaaaaaaacgttgttcgttcgctgaaatagtacgaCTCATAACACAAGCGACACAGGGCCTTAGTGGTTCATTCACACATTTTCTTCATTAACATAAGCAAAACTTCGGATGGCTTGCAATCAGTATTATATATGTTTACACTCATGTAATGTAGGTGGCCTAGCAAACACCAAAATGACAAAAAATGAAGATTGCTACTAAAAATATGAATGGCAAAATTGAAGAGCAGCTGCCTAATTGATACCAAAGAATCTACTCCATTCCAATTCCAATTTTGACTATAGCCCTGCCTCGGCCGCTCGCCGTGGGGTGCTCTTCCGGCGGCTTCCTGACTGCCGGAAGCCATTGGACCGGATCGACTCATCATTGCTGGACCGAGTGCTGGAGCTGTTCTCCTCCATGTCAAGATTCGAGTCCTCTTCTTCCTTGGGCACCCTGTTCCTCTTGTTGCCACCAGCTCCTGCGGAAGCATGCTCTATTCTTGAACCCTTCAGTTTGGCACCATCCCCTGCTCCCACCACATAGTCCTCATCGCCATCATCGGCGGCCGCCTCCAGTTTTTTCATCTCTGCTTCAATGATGTTCTCAGCGGCGACACGCTTCTGGGGCCGTCCCCTCCTCTTCCTTGCAGGCACGACGACCTCCTCGCCGCTGCTCCCCTTGTCCTCGTGGATCCTGCCATTGGTGAGCTGCTTCCTCCCTCTGCCTCTCCCCCTACCCATTGATGATTCAATTCAACAGAAGAAGGTGCAGGCAACTAAGGAAGCTACGAGATGCCTATCTAGATGCTGCCTATTCTGTTTGTCTTGTTGCTTCCtttttggagctcacaaaaatatCTCACTTGTGACTGAGAAACTTGCTCTAGGACAGTGCAGCcaagacaatctagaaagctGCAATAGAAATATCAAGAACCTATTGTAAAACCCAAATTGGAACATGATTGAATATTCAAGAATGGATGACAGACTAAACTCCTCAGAGTTGGAGTTTGATAGATCCACATCAATAATCTCAAGAAACATATATCCAGATATAAATCCCTAATGTAAGATTGGAATGCGCCAATATAATCCACAAATGTTATCAACAGAGTAGAGCAGAAACATTTAAATGATTCCATAATCAATAGATAGAGGAGATAGAAGGAAGCTGACCTTGCATCAAACTAGTATGTCCTTGAAGAAAGGGTACCCTTGAAGAAACATCCACCTGCAAACTCATTTCCCCAAGCTCAGCAGTCAAAAGATGAGATTTTTCTCTCTTTTCGCTAGCACCGAAGGGGGAAAACACTGCAGATTGGCACTGATCTTGGATCGAGATTGAGACACCAGGAGGAGAGGGAGCGAGACCCACCACAGATCAAGAAGAAGCCATGGCCCAAGGTTGGTTCTGTTTGGGGAAAGCTGGAAGATTCTTGAATGAGGCTAGCAGTGATGATGCTGTGTGGCCTGTGGGCGCCGGCTGGACACCTCCTTGGTGCTTGAGCTCCAACAGTAGCTGTGAGCTCCCTGCGGCTGCGGGACAGCAGCAGCAGGGCACTACTGTACACACCACGcgatgagagagggagagggagagagatggaAGGGTGTTGGCGGGCCTGTGTCTGTGCAGCTGTGCTTGCTTGCTGGAGTTGCTTTTCGGTGATGAAGCTGCTGTCACTCGGTCGCTCAGTTTTGCGCTTTGTTTACCAACCGTTGAAAACGAGTGAGCTGGGTTGCACTTGCCCCACTGCCACTGGGCGCTGCCCCTGACAGATGCCAGTTTTTAATTATGTgcttgtttagtttctaaaaaaatTTCCAAAAATTACTACATgaaccatcacatcgaatcttgtgataggtgcatggagcattaaatatagacgaaaaaaaactaattgcacagtttggttgaaaattgcgagacgaacgttttgagcctaattagtccatgattaaacactaattgctaaataaaaacaaaagtactacagtagccaaattctcaaaattcgcgaactaaacacgcactaTAATTAGGGCAGCCCCGGCGTAAATTACTGCAGCATAATGACAAGCTTTACTTCTACCATTTTCTCGTGCCCTAGGGGGAATCAAAAGGCGAGAGCAAGGATCCCAAGACTGACAGCCAGGGAACAACAAAACCAGAGGCCAGTAATCAACTGCTGCAGCCGTCAAGATCCATCGGTGTAGTACTGTAGTTCCTCAGTCCCGAATCCTTAAACGGCATGATAGGTGGAAATCTATGGATTGTGCAGTCTGATAGATCGAATATAGTACTTCCTTTCTTCTAAATTACTATAGTACTTCCTTTCTTCTAAATTACAAGACGGTTTTGGTTTTTTCTAGATAATCTAGAAAAGCCAAGACATTTTATAGTACATGTATTCACTAGTATGTGCAAGAATAATAAGATATTGGCCTTGTTggtttcgctgaaaaaaaaaacaaaccgaaacactgttcccgctgacttgttgtgagagaaaaacactgagcTGGAAAAactaagctgaaaagtacggatcaTGAGACAAATGAACAGGGCCATTGTGAGATAGCAAAATGAAGGTAATATCCAAATTCAATTAGCCCAAGGTAGCATTTCCAAGAGAGGGCCCTATTTAGACGATATCGGCAGTCAAAGTGATGTAACTATTAGCTTGACTCTTAAGTGTACCAAAATTATAATAACCCTATAAGTTTCGGACTCTTAAGTGTAACTATTAGCAAGAGTAAAGAATCCGCATTATTTTGAAAAAGCAAACCATCTGCAGCAACGATATCATTGACAAGTTCTGGCGTTTTCCATTATCTTGGATTATTTCGATGCTTCATTAATCTGCACTACTTTTTTTCCCCTGAAATGAATCATGGTGACTCCGAGATCGAGTGGGCCTGGCAGCTTTAGTTAACTACCCAAAAATCAGTTGGCGTGAGGAGGCGGGCCCGGGTACGGCAAGCCCAGCGCACATCTGGAGTTTGCTTCTATGTGGGAAGACCAGCTCAGCCATATTGGAGAGCCTTTCCAAATCCCACCCTCTAAATCATTATTGAATagttatttatataaaaaatattttctatatctttgtgCTCTTTAATAGTTTTTCCATATTTAATAcgcactctagagagtcattctcgtcttctatttttggctagcaaAAAATGCAGAATAAAAAATGACTGTTTGAATGACCATTTAGAAAAACTGTTAGAGGGAAATTTTTTACCAAAATCTATATTCCTAGCATTTAGGATGATATAGAGACAGATGCTCTTAGTTAACTTAGTTAAGTGAATCAGCCTCTTTAGAAATCCTAGTATTTGTGGTCAGCGAACACACTTGTGCTCACATGTCACAACTGGCTGTGCCTGTACATGTACCAACACCAGGATGTAAAATTAATTTTCCAGGAAGCCACCATGATACAACAGACTACAAGTCTGACTACGAGAATGCTGCTCCTCGTATACTCCGACAGATTTTATTATGTAGCGATTAGGTCGCGCCAGAGCTTTATATAGAAATGTAAACCGCCAAAATTCCATCTCCGTACGGGATACTAGATGGCTTGCACTGTAGAACATCTCCGAAATCTAGGTGCATGTCCGGGTGTTTCGTTTCACAACAATTCCTGATCGTACTGCTTCACTATTCTTGCAACGACATGATAGATAGCGCATAACTTACAACTAAGATTCTTACACACTTGCATCACTGAAAAAAATAGCATGCGATGCTCGACACATTATAGCACAAAGATGAACCCCTATACAGGAGAAAAGACTAACCACCCAAACATTTTGTAATGTCCACGTCTTGCTTGCATCCTGGGTTCACGAGGAGCAGGACAGCATGCAGACTCCAGGTCTGTATGCCCAGGCTGGTGGCAACCGCGCATACTTCTCCATTCCCGGCTGCTCATCATAAGGATTCTGCATTACTTTAAGCAGCCGGCGAACCTCCTCATAATCACCTTGCTCAGCTGTGTCGATAGCAGACTGGCACAGATAGTTGCGGAGAATATACTTTGGATTAACAGAGTTCATCGCGGCTTTTCTTTCTTCATCAGGAATGCCACTCTCCACCAGCTTTCACACAGAATGAATAACACCGTTAGACCGGAGGTTAAGATATTAAATGTAGCAATATAAAAGTCTGGTAACAATGGTAGAGCATAATAAACCTTGATGGATCTTGGACAGTGCAGATGACAATTCACAATGTATAGAAATCAGGAAATATGACTATTTGATGAATTTTAGAGCATAGTCACATAAATTCAGAGGGAATGCAGGTAAATTTTCAAAGCACAAGGGCAGCAAGCCTGCAACAAAGAGTGGGAATTTCTGCCCAAACCACAACATGTCACTCAGTTTCCAAATGATCATTCCAACTTCACAAAAaatggcaaagattttttttaaaaaaaaaagaaccaaACGACAACAGAAATATCAACAGTAGCCAAAACAGTGCGCTATCACAACATCAAACCATCCCTTTTATGATAGAAGTGCATATGGAGGAAACAATTACAGAATAGGTGACCCACCTCTTCAATGTAAGTCTGTACCCAACTGATCCATGCTTCCTTCCTTTCTTTCCCAATATCTAGGAGAGCAGCCTTCAGTGGAACAAGCAGCTCATTCTCCGGAATACCAGGATCCGCTTTGACATTCGAAAGAAGACGGAAAAAGTTGGTATAGTCAACCTTATCAACTGCCAAGTTGTTAAGCAGCTTACTAATTAGCTGCTTATTATACTTGGTTAAGCCCAGCTTTTTGGTCATGATAGATTGATACTCATCCATGAACTTTGTCCCATACCTGCAACAAACAAAAAATCAAAATGTTCACACAAATAAGTTATTGTCGTCTACTGCCAATAATTGTTCAGAATGGAGGAAGAGCTCACCTCTCCATCACATAATTTGCCTCGTCTTTGCTGATAAGCTCAGCAGATGACAGTGGTCCAGCAAACTGAGCAATATTCCACAAGCCAACACCAGGTTGATTTGCAAAACAATACCTCTTCCCAGGAAGATCAGTGGTATTTGGAGTATAGCTAGGATCAAAGGCATCGAGAAAGCCAAATGGTCCATAATCAATAGTTAGGCCCAGCACACTCATGTTGTCAGTGTTAAGTACACCATGGGTGAAGCCAACACCTTGCCATCTAACTATCAAGTAAGCAGTCCTCTCTGCAACCTCAACTGCCCAGGCTGTTACAAATGGATTGCAGGTGAGGAAAGGTTAGTTCTCCGAGGATtttgaaagaaaaataaaatgtgGTATAAAGATATTTGCCTGCATATTTGTTTGATGTGAGATCTATTGTTGGAGAATCTCCTATAGCTGCCTCGAATGACAAACCTTCACTCTTTTTCATATTTTCAAGATGCGGAAAGTGTTGACGTATCACGTAGTCTGCCAAACGACGAACAATTTCAATGTCCTCTTTGCCCCTCGAAGCATGTATCTGATACGAACCAAAACGTAAAAAAGATGGTGCAACACGACAAACGATTGCACCTGGTTCTTCCTTTGCATTGCCACTGCATATATAAGACAAATGATTAACACTAGAAGCATATCAATAGGTACAGTGTATTTACTGAAAACCTTCAGAAACATGATCCTTAAAATAAAATCTATTTTTAACTGCTGCCAGTCAGTGTTATAAATTGCAGGTAGTAGTGTTATAGATTGCAGGTAGTGGTAATGTAACAAAGGTTCTCTAAGCATAGCATACCCTGGTGACATAGTAAGAGCAAAACTCATCCATGTTTGCagtattttttttttaagaaaaagaaaagccTTAACAGGAAAGTGGCCCTATACAGCATACACAGGTGATATGTGAGTACATGAGACTTGACGTCATTCGCAGAAATAAATAACATGAAATAACCCAATCCACACTCTACAATCTGCAGCTTGTGTTCAAGAATAATTTAGGGCAGTTTCATGCTTTATAATCATGTCTAGGTCAATAAGAATAACAAAAAAAAAGGCACATTAAAACAAAAGCAAAAGACCAACATACTACATTGCCACCTGTGCACAAATCAAATAATATAAAAGGACTTATGAAGCAAGCTGTCATTCAGTGAAATAAAACCACTATGCCTGAAGCACAAATAAACAAATAAGTTCTTAACAGTGATGTTCCACCAACCGCTATTACTTTGAGTATATATCTGGCTCAAACAGCCTTGATTCAAATATTTTGTATGCTACAGATAACACTGCCATCATTACCATGCTCAGCTTATAAAAAGCTAGATCATATACAGCCTTTTTCTACCTTTCCCCCCTTTTGTTGAAAATTTATCTTATAGAAGTGGAACACAGCGATGAAACATAACATGGCTTAACAGTGTACATTGGAAAATTAAGATATCATGACATACTCATAGAACATATCTCGGACAACTGATTTTCCAGTTTCAACTAGACAAAGAGCACGAGTTGTAGGAATGCCTAGACCGTGCATGGCTTCGCTGCATAAGAATTCACGGATACTGCTGCGTAGGACAGCAAGACCATCAGCAAATCTGCTGTATGGAGTCTTTCCACAACCTTTGAGCTGTAACTCCCACCTCTCACCTCGAGAGTTGACAACCTCTCCAAGAGTTATCGCTCTTCCATCCCCCAACTGACCAGCCCATACACCAAACTGATGTCCTCCATAGCACTGGGCGTAGGGCAAACTGCAGGTTGTTATCCATCAGAATGTTGATTATTTGGCTGTCTGGAACCAAATAGTAAGGATATTAAGTGATGGTACAACAAACCTTCCCACTAGTGGAGTTGCTCCTGAGAAAAACTGAGGAAAATCAGGTCTTTCAAACCTGAAAATACACAAGATAGCACATAAACAATTATGAATTTCTGTTCAACAATATCAGCAAGGATACCAAAAAAAACTGAGAATTGGATGAGTAGGCAAGGTAGGGGAAAAACACAATTCTATGCAGAAAGAAAATGATAACTGGAAGGGGGGCACAAGTTAGAACTCAACCTATGCAATAAGGACAAATTTCTAACTTCAGTAGCTCCTGACTTGTTCAAGTCCATATATTAATCGCAAAGAGATCAAACCAACGACGTGAGTAGCAAACAAGAGGAAATCAAAGGATAGGTCATCTCGATAACAGGAGGAAGAAACCTTTTATCTATGTTCTGTTTCTTCATTTTTCGAAATACAGTGCTTTAACTGACAAGTGGGAAACCACCCATGGGACCCAAGTGGAAGACCAGATGATGTGTACAAGTTCCAAGAGTCTTAATGGTGAGCGCAAGAAAGAAAATATAGAAATTGAAGAAACAGAACAGAGATAAAAGGAAGGCTTCATCGTCAGGTTGATCTCACCCGCGGCAACAGGTGTGAGAAAATTCAGCAAAGATATTCTAATGTTGTTATCCAAATATTTTGTGAACTTGCAACAGATAAGTTGCTAAGTGTGACCAGCTGCCACCTAGCACCTAGATCCCCAAGGCAGCCAAATGTCCTCAAGGAGGCAAGGACAGGACTATTGTATGTAACAATTCTAAATTTCCTTTTTCATGTAATGGCATGTTAGAAGTAGTTGTTTGGATTACCTTGGAGCGCGTAGGCACTATGTTGGACTACCTAGGCACATCGATGACCCCCATAATCAAGGCAGCAGGACACCACTTATTGCCCTGATGCCACTAAGGGCTAAGTGCCATCTTTCAAACATGCTCATCACAGACCTTAAGAGTAATAAGTCAGCTAACGCTTATTTTCTCGAATGAAATCTGTTGGTTGGAATATTTTgttaaaataaaaataaagatCATGGAGATGTGACTAGCTGTTAGACTACCATGTGGGCCTATTGCCATATGGAACGACCATGTCATAAAAAGTTTCAGCATTATAGCAGCTCTTTTAGTGACTGAAGTGGCCAAGAACAAAACATGTCTGCCAAAATAAGACAATGAACCATTTCATATGCTAAAAGGTCTAAGTgtcttgccacactttttgttTCTCAAAAAATGGTTATTCCGTAACACACCTGCTGTTGTCAACTCCTTAGTTATGATTGATGCACTTCCAACTTCCGATGAATTCAAAGTATCTTAGATATTTTTGCAATTTCTTTTCATACCCATACATCTCACCTATTCATTAGTATGAACTCAACTGGTTAGCTTTCAACAAAGAGACGTGCTTAGCTTTATTGCTCTCACAAAGGCCAAAGTATAAGACTACAGTTTGTAAACAAAAATGTGAGCACAATTTAACAAAATCCACATCCAAATAGTACCACTATTTCATTCTTGGATGGGAGGTTTTTGAAGCTGCGAAGAGCATGCAGACACCAATCAGTACTCACTCGAGGATCAGTGGCTACAGGTGATATCTGAAGAGTTAAAATGTCAGACAATTTGGTGTGTTAAATTAGCCAGGACTCTACCACAGTGGCACACAGGAAGGACACAACTGAGGAAGTTCGCTGCAAAGGATACAATTGGGGTGTAAATTCAAGTGGTTTTAGTAGTGTCAACACTAAGCAGCTTTGTTTCAGTGCATCCCAGAAACGTGTGATAAAGATGTCCCTGCTTCTAAAATCGCCATTCCTTAGATTTATTGCAACTTGGCGAAGGATGCCCACTTGTAGAAAAGCAGCTAGAAATGGGAATCGTAAGAATCAAGGATTTCAGGCCTCACTCTTTGTGATCCAGATCGAGTAGATCGGCCACGGAGTCAGACCACGCCACCAGCTTGGGGTTATCCACTTTGACCGAGGGACACACCTTGGAGTAACAGGCGTGCAGGACCTGCAACAGCACGGCAGGCAGGTGAGCTAGCTGCTAGCCAAACAAAACACGAGGAAGGAAGGAGGCAGCTAATCGAGCGCGCTTGAATGAAGCCAGCAGCGAGCGGAAGGGaagggaagaggaggaggaggcaggccgGACCTCCCGCGGGATGGCGTCGGATCGCGGGTCGCCGGGCAGCTCGCGGACGAAGGAATGGTCCCAGGGCAGCTCCTCCAGGGCGAGCTGCCGCGGGGCGGCGGCGCCCTCTCCTCCCACGCCGACGGGGGGCGCCTCCGCGGCGGCGTGTGgcccgggggcggcggcggcggctgaggcCATGCCGCGGGGCa includes these proteins:
- the LOC136529132 gene encoding uncharacterized protein codes for the protein MGRGRGRGRKQLTNGRIHEDKGSSGEEVVVPARKRRGRPQKRVAAENIIEAEMKKLEAAADDGDEDYVVGAGDGAKLKGSRIEHASAGAGGNKRNRVPKEEEDSNLDMEENSSSTRSSNDESIRSNGFRQSGSRRKSTPRRAAEAGL
- the LOC136528525 gene encoding uncharacterized protein; this translates as MPPRFPTARLLTSTRPHRLLPLLSPLPSAALSPAPRALRLPPPLLHRGARRRPLPRGMASAAAAAPGPHAAAEAPPVGVGGEGAAAPRQLALEELPWDHSFVRELPGDPRSDAIPREVLHACYSKVCPSVKVDNPKLVAWSDSVADLLDLDHKEFERPDFPQFFSGATPLVGSLPYAQCYGGHQFGVWAGQLGDGRAITLGEVVNSRGERWELQLKGCGKTPYSRFADGLAVLRSSIREFLCSEAMHGLGIPTTRALCLVETGKSVVRDMFYDGNAKEEPGAIVCRVAPSFLRFGSYQIHASRGKEDIEIVRRLADYVIRQHFPHLENMKKSEGLSFEAAIGDSPTIDLTSNKYAAWAVEVAERTAYLIVRWQGVGFTHGVLNTDNMSVLGLTIDYGPFGFLDAFDPSYTPNTTDLPGKRYCFANQPGVGLWNIAQFAGPLSSAELISKDEANYVMERYGTKFMDEYQSIMTKKLGLTKYNKQLISKLLNNLAVDKVDYTNFFRLLSNVKADPGIPENELLVPLKAALLDIGKERKEAWISWVQTYIEELVESGIPDEERKAAMNSVNPKYILRNYLCQSAIDTAEQGDYEEVRRLLKVMQNPYDEQPGMEKYARLPPAWAYRPGVCMLSCSS